One genomic region from Pirellulales bacterium encodes:
- the fliW gene encoding flagellar assembly protein FliW — protein sequence MQIRTTRFGSLELEPGDTIQFPGGLLGLEDCRQWVLLADAQNGALGWLQSTTRPDVALAVVSPRRFVPHYQFRVYRSELAPLELAGVKDAQVLTIVGKNERSITLNLKAPIVINLERRLGRQVVANGDLPLQHELNSVPATLKKSA from the coding sequence ATGCAAATCCGCACCACGCGTTTCGGCTCGTTGGAGCTTGAACCCGGCGATACGATCCAGTTTCCCGGCGGCTTGTTGGGTCTGGAGGACTGCCGTCAGTGGGTGTTGCTGGCCGACGCCCAAAACGGCGCCTTGGGCTGGCTGCAATCGACCACCCGCCCCGACGTGGCGCTGGCCGTGGTCAGCCCGCGGCGCTTCGTTCCGCATTATCAGTTCCGCGTGTACCGCAGCGAGCTGGCCCCATTGGAGCTGGCCGGCGTCAAAGACGCCCAGGTGCTGACGATCGTCGGCAAGAACGAGCGCTCGATTACCCTGAATTTGAAGGCCCCGATTGTCATCAACCTGGAGCGGCGCTTGGGCCGCCAGGTGGTGGCCAACGGCGACCTTCCCCTGCAACACGAGCTCAACAGCGTCCCCGCCACCCTGAAGAAAAGCGCATAG
- the csrA gene encoding carbon storage regulator CsrA — MLVLSRQRDESIMIGDNIVVTIVDIRGDKVRLGINAPAEIPVHRQEVYEAIQRENLRASRIEPKDTRHLGKAKGSE, encoded by the coding sequence ATGCTCGTCTTGTCGAGACAGCGCGACGAAAGCATCATGATTGGCGACAACATCGTCGTCACCATCGTCGACATCCGCGGCGACAAAGTGCGGCTGGGCATCAACGCGCCGGCGGAAATCCCCGTCCACCGCCAGGAAGTCTACGAAGCCATCCAGCGCGAGAACCTCCGCGCCAGCCGCATCGAGCCCAAAGACACGCGGCACCTCGGCAAGGCCAAGGGATCCGAGTAG
- a CDS encoding flagellin produces the protein MTRINTNLTSLQAQTNLYNNQLSLQTSLQRLSTGLRINSGKDDPSGLIAASVLGSEVVSTGQAITNSQRANNIVATADAALAQVGTLLNDIAGLVEASANKGAVSSSEIAANQVQVDSAIESIDRIGQTTVFGGDQLLNGSKAFNVTGNLGSAFQSTSDITVNSFDPSLHSGVPNSDVSLAITQSATKKTVNVVGDSQGANSDGLSNLSLGSGTTRATDTLVTNNFSIGSNNSLNDLNTTSTRATRTITAATLSAVVADSTSNVDVTITGNLGSQTITAQSLSGASGLDTATNLQSLINAHSSQTGVEASLSGGNVVLTSSYVGASAAANVSFSNYTGAHSSSVISTADFGTYVASGTLTFKVTGSTGTSGNIVANGSSIAGAGGATYLEGLINAQTTSTGVTATINGSGNILLTNNTVGTQSPAFIGSISDSGTGNAATFTADANQSQFTGAVADATAAAANGAVGSLTAGVTGTGHTVFTITGNKGSATVDTATIGGNDTIINNSAANSGATALAGLINTRTGTTGITASVNSSGNVVLTSDGAGGGSVATVTASGSGSDSTIVSSGHALSNQVGTDGTTNQVTLQLIGDSGRAVITVDNNAVLNDSSALANAINAVTSQTGITASGSGAGGNVTLTSLDYGSNAQLSISAISATNANDITLFNAANTQQTTNGLDVAGTVTTSKGGGAFTGQGANITYTDNSINLSATSSPNLAPPTAATTTIVGSGGAGAGISHLTAGATDSNTISFTVTGSLGSASISGINVAQLQGDSRVLVDAINKVSLQTGVTASTQAVGGSYALSNIALTSSTVGPGGSVSIQASAASVAGDVTTFNNAGTFTATASGTAAPNTAVANFDVTGGALFQIGPTVNYTNQVNVNITTLDSHLLGQNVGTTGSLGLHDLHTGGSQVLSSTDLTNAATIVSQAISQIATLRGQLGALQANVLQSNITSQQTALQQVTSAQSSIQDADFAAETANLTRAQVLVQAGTSVLAIANQQPQSVLALLPKG, from the coding sequence ATGACCCGCATCAACACCAACCTCACCTCCCTTCAGGCGCAGACCAATCTCTACAACAACCAGCTTTCGCTGCAGACCTCGCTGCAACGGCTCTCGACCGGCCTGCGGATCAACTCCGGCAAAGACGATCCCAGCGGCCTGATCGCCGCCTCGGTGCTCGGCAGCGAAGTCGTCTCTACCGGACAGGCGATCACCAACAGCCAACGGGCCAACAACATTGTGGCCACGGCCGACGCCGCGCTGGCCCAAGTCGGCACGCTCTTGAACGACATCGCCGGCCTGGTGGAGGCGTCGGCCAATAAAGGCGCTGTTTCTTCATCGGAAATCGCCGCCAACCAGGTCCAGGTGGACAGCGCCATCGAGAGCATCGACCGCATCGGTCAAACCACCGTGTTCGGCGGCGACCAACTGCTCAACGGCAGCAAAGCGTTCAACGTGACGGGCAACCTCGGCTCCGCCTTCCAGAGCACCTCCGACATCACCGTCAATTCGTTCGATCCATCGCTGCACTCCGGCGTGCCCAATAGCGACGTGTCGCTGGCCATTACCCAGTCCGCCACCAAGAAAACGGTGAACGTCGTCGGCGATTCGCAGGGGGCCAACAGCGACGGTCTTTCCAATCTGTCGCTCGGTTCGGGCACCACCCGCGCCACCGACACCTTGGTGACCAATAACTTCAGTATCGGCAGCAATAACAGTCTGAACGACCTGAACACGACCTCCACGCGGGCCACGCGCACGATTACGGCTGCCACGCTGTCTGCCGTGGTCGCCGACAGCACGTCAAATGTCGATGTAACGATTACGGGAAATCTCGGCAGCCAAACCATTACCGCGCAATCGCTGAGCGGCGCAAGCGGTCTCGACACTGCCACCAACCTGCAGAGCCTGATTAACGCCCACTCCAGTCAGACGGGCGTCGAGGCTTCGCTGAGCGGCGGCAACGTCGTACTCACCTCGAGTTATGTCGGCGCCAGTGCCGCGGCGAACGTGAGCTTCTCCAATTACACGGGTGCGCACTCCAGCTCGGTCATCAGCACCGCCGATTTCGGCACCTATGTCGCCTCCGGCACACTGACCTTTAAGGTCACCGGATCGACAGGCACGTCGGGCAACATCGTTGCCAACGGCAGCTCGATCGCAGGTGCGGGAGGTGCCACCTATCTTGAGGGTTTGATCAATGCCCAGACCACTTCCACCGGCGTCACGGCCACGATCAATGGCAGCGGCAATATCCTGCTTACGAACAATACCGTGGGAACGCAGTCGCCTGCCTTCATCGGCAGTATTTCGGACAGCGGTACGGGCAACGCTGCCACGTTCACGGCCGATGCCAATCAAAGCCAGTTCACCGGTGCTGTTGCCGATGCGACCGCCGCCGCCGCCAACGGTGCCGTAGGTTCTTTGACCGCGGGCGTTACGGGCACCGGCCATACCGTCTTCACGATCACCGGCAACAAAGGCTCGGCCACCGTCGATACCGCCACCATCGGCGGCAACGACACGATCATCAACAACAGCGCCGCCAACAGCGGTGCCACCGCGCTGGCCGGCCTGATCAACACACGCACCGGCACGACTGGAATTACCGCCTCGGTCAACTCATCAGGCAACGTCGTCCTCACCTCCGACGGCGCCGGCGGCGGCTCCGTCGCCACCGTCACTGCCTCGGGTAGCGGCAGCGATTCGACCATTGTCAGCTCGGGCCACGCTCTCAGCAACCAGGTCGGCACCGACGGCACGACGAACCAGGTCACGCTGCAGTTGATCGGCGACTCGGGCCGCGCGGTGATCACGGTCGACAACAACGCCGTGCTCAACGATTCGTCTGCCCTGGCCAACGCCATCAACGCCGTTACGTCGCAGACCGGCATCACCGCTTCCGGATCCGGCGCGGGAGGCAACGTCACGCTCACCAGCCTCGACTACGGTTCCAACGCGCAGCTCTCGATTTCGGCCATCTCCGCCACGAACGCGAATGACATTACGCTGTTCAACGCGGCCAACACCCAGCAAACGACGAACGGCCTCGACGTTGCGGGCACCGTGACCACCAGCAAGGGCGGCGGCGCTTTCACCGGCCAAGGCGCCAACATCACCTATACCGACAACTCGATCAACCTCTCCGCGACGAGTTCGCCGAACCTGGCCCCACCCACCGCGGCCACCACGACGATTGTTGGTTCGGGCGGCGCGGGTGCCGGAATCAGCCACCTCACCGCCGGCGCGACCGACAGCAACACGATTTCCTTCACAGTAACCGGTTCTCTCGGCTCCGCCAGCATCAGCGGCATCAACGTGGCCCAGCTCCAAGGCGACAGCCGTGTGCTGGTCGACGCCATCAATAAGGTGTCGCTGCAGACCGGTGTCACCGCCAGCACGCAGGCCGTGGGCGGCTCGTATGCCTTGAGCAACATCGCGCTCACCAGCAGCACGGTGGGCCCGGGGGGCAGTGTTTCCATCCAGGCCAGTGCCGCTAGCGTTGCCGGAGACGTGACGACCTTCAACAACGCCGGCACATTCACAGCGACGGCCTCCGGCACCGCGGCGCCGAACACCGCCGTCGCCAATTTCGACGTGACCGGCGGCGCCCTGTTCCAGATCGGCCCCACCGTCAACTACACCAATCAAGTGAATGTGAACATCACCACGCTCGATAGCCACTTACTCGGCCAAAATGTCGGCACGACCGGCTCGCTTGGCCTGCACGACCTTCACACCGGCGGAAGCCAGGTGCTGAGCAGCACCGATTTGACCAATGCGGCCACCATCGTGTCGCAAGCGATCAGCCAGATCGCCACGCTCCGCGGCCAGCTTGGCGCCTTGCAAGCCAACGTGCTGCAAAGCAACATCACCAGTCAACAAACCGCCCTGCAGCAGGTCACCTCGGCCCAAAGCAGCATTCAGGACGCCGACTTCGCCGCCGAAACGGCCAACCTGACGCGGGCCCAGGTGCTCGTGCAGGCCGGCACCAGCGTGCTGGCCATCGCCAACCAGCAGCCGCAAAGCGTGCTCGCCCTGCTGCCCAAAGGCTAG
- the fliD gene encoding flagellar filament capping protein FliD: protein MAGVSSVATPSSSSSSPTAFVPTAGQGLISSSTGIVSGLQTQQIISALLTFDQEPVTSLNNQITSEQNQQSAFSTLSSQLAALQADAQQLASFSVLGARSASSSNPSALTASASAGAPLASYLVTPVAQAQTQALLSNGFSDSSNTPVGQGTITIKLGGFVAPSTSLQPLNGGLGVARGKISITDRSGASATIDLGSARTIDDVVNDINQTAGIHVQASLSGNSLVITDKSGSTADNLIVQDVAGGTTAASLGIVGSVAANTLTGTDLVSLSGSTQLSSLNDNNGVASAPGVADFTVTLKDGSSFAVQLGSAKTLQDVLTAINGNSQNGGKLTASISGTHLVLTDNTGGAGTLSVTALNGSSAAKDLGILGTEQGGGVLTGTQIISGLDTVLLKDINGGSGITTPGQIQLTDRSGATATVDLTNAATLNDVITAINGAGLGLAASVNAAGDGIQINDTTGKTTSNLIVADVGGGTTAANLHITSNAAANSVNSGDLNLRYINTNTPLSQLNGGAGIQPGTFQITDSAGRTGTVDLSGTNINTVGDVITAINTSGVGVHASINATGDGILLTDVAGGSGTLQVADQGGTTAASLKLAGTAIGGQIDGAFRYTVAVGPKDTLSTLEQSLLNSGAPVTTNILNDGNSSQPYHILIGSTQSGLAGRLLVDTGTTGLSLSTLTPAADAAIQVGQGDGSNLLFTSPTNTFSNILPDLTVNVAGTSSTPVTVTVGQDTSALASAIQSFVNDFNTVTGTIAQDDSYDTSTNTGSVLYANPTVEQISNTITSAVTGVSGNSTDQTRSLLQMGITLSNGQLSINSTALQAALTADPSGVQDFLGNATTGMATQLSAALQNFTTPYTGAIAQQSSNLTQQISGQQSQISFLNAQIASKTTLLQDEFANMETSLATIQAQGSMLTQLSNLANFNAFYANGAANSSNSSGG, encoded by the coding sequence ATGGCGGGCGTTAGCAGCGTGGCAACGCCGTCTTCCAGCAGCAGTTCGCCCACGGCCTTTGTTCCCACCGCCGGACAGGGCCTCATCTCGTCCAGCACGGGCATCGTCAGCGGGCTGCAAACGCAGCAGATTATCAGTGCGTTGTTGACCTTCGACCAGGAACCGGTCACGAGCCTCAACAACCAGATCACCTCCGAGCAAAACCAGCAGAGCGCTTTTTCGACATTATCGTCCCAGCTCGCCGCGTTGCAGGCCGACGCGCAGCAATTGGCAAGCTTCAGCGTGCTCGGCGCCCGCTCGGCCAGCAGCTCCAACCCGTCGGCCCTCACCGCCTCCGCCAGCGCGGGCGCGCCGCTGGCGAGCTACCTGGTGACGCCCGTCGCCCAGGCGCAGACGCAAGCACTGCTCTCCAACGGATTTTCCGACAGCTCCAACACGCCGGTCGGACAGGGCACGATCACGATCAAATTAGGCGGCTTTGTCGCCCCTTCGACCTCGTTGCAGCCGCTCAACGGCGGACTAGGCGTGGCCCGCGGAAAAATCAGCATCACCGACCGCAGCGGCGCTTCCGCCACCATCGACCTGGGTTCCGCCCGCACCATCGACGATGTGGTGAACGACATCAACCAGACGGCCGGCATTCATGTGCAGGCCTCGCTGAGCGGCAATTCGCTGGTCATCACCGACAAGTCGGGTTCGACCGCCGACAACCTGATCGTACAAGACGTGGCCGGCGGCACTACCGCCGCCAGCCTGGGCATCGTCGGTTCCGTCGCCGCCAATACGCTCACGGGCACCGATCTGGTCAGCCTATCGGGCAGCACGCAACTCAGTTCGTTGAACGACAACAACGGCGTCGCCTCCGCGCCGGGAGTCGCCGATTTCACCGTCACGCTCAAGGACGGCAGCAGCTTCGCCGTTCAGCTCGGCTCGGCGAAGACGTTGCAGGACGTGCTCACCGCCATCAACGGCAACAGCCAGAACGGCGGCAAGCTCACCGCTTCAATCTCCGGCACACACCTCGTATTGACCGACAACACAGGCGGCGCGGGCACACTCTCCGTCACCGCGCTCAACGGCAGCAGCGCCGCGAAGGACCTGGGCATTCTCGGCACGGAGCAAGGCGGCGGCGTCCTTACCGGAACGCAAATCATCTCGGGCCTCGACACGGTACTGCTCAAAGACATCAACGGAGGGTCGGGCATTACCACGCCGGGCCAGATCCAGCTTACCGACCGCAGCGGCGCCACCGCGACCGTCGACCTGACCAACGCCGCGACACTCAACGACGTCATCACGGCCATCAACGGCGCGGGACTCGGCTTGGCCGCCTCGGTCAACGCGGCCGGGGACGGCATCCAAATCAACGACACCACCGGCAAGACGACTTCGAACCTGATTGTCGCCGACGTGGGCGGCGGCACCACCGCCGCAAATCTGCACATCACATCCAACGCCGCTGCCAACAGCGTGAACAGCGGCGACCTCAATCTCCGCTACATCAATACCAACACCCCGCTCAGCCAACTCAACGGCGGCGCCGGCATTCAGCCCGGCACCTTCCAGATCACCGACAGCGCGGGCCGCACCGGCACCGTGGATTTGAGCGGCACGAACATCAATACGGTGGGCGACGTGATCACGGCCATCAACACCTCCGGCGTCGGCGTGCATGCGTCGATCAATGCCACGGGCGACGGCATCTTGCTGACCGACGTGGCCGGCGGCAGCGGCACGTTGCAGGTCGCCGATCAGGGAGGCACGACCGCCGCCAGCCTGAAACTGGCTGGCACGGCCATCGGCGGGCAAATCGACGGCGCCTTTCGGTATACCGTCGCGGTTGGCCCGAAAGACACCCTCAGCACGCTGGAGCAGTCGCTACTCAACTCGGGGGCGCCGGTCACCACCAACATCCTCAACGACGGCAACTCATCGCAACCGTATCACATCCTGATCGGCAGCACTCAGTCGGGCCTCGCCGGGCGGCTGCTGGTCGATACCGGCACGACCGGACTTTCGCTCTCGACGTTGACGCCCGCCGCCGACGCGGCCATCCAAGTCGGCCAGGGCGACGGAAGCAACTTGCTGTTCACCTCGCCCACCAACACGTTCAGCAACATTCTGCCGGACTTGACGGTCAACGTCGCCGGCACCAGCTCTACCCCGGTGACGGTCACGGTGGGCCAAGACACCAGTGCTCTGGCAAGCGCCATCCAAAGTTTCGTCAACGACTTCAATACGGTGACGGGCACGATCGCCCAAGACGATTCTTACGACACGAGCACGAACACGGGCAGCGTGTTGTACGCCAATCCGACCGTGGAGCAGATCAGCAACACGATCACCAGCGCCGTCACGGGCGTCTCGGGCAACTCCACCGACCAGACCCGCAGCCTGTTGCAAATGGGCATCACGCTCAGCAACGGCCAACTCAGCATCAATTCCACGGCCCTGCAAGCCGCGCTCACGGCCGATCCCAGCGGAGTGCAGGACTTCCTGGGCAACGCCACGACCGGTATGGCAACGCAGCTTTCCGCCGCGTTACAGAATTTTACCACGCCCTACACCGGCGCCATCGCTCAGCAAAGCAGCAATCTCACCCAGCAGATCAGCGGCCAGCAGTCGCAGATCAGCTTCTTGAACGCCCAAATTGCCTCCAAGACGACCTTGTTGCAAGACGAGTTTGCCAACATGGAGACGTCGCTGGCAACCATCCAGGCACAGGGAAGCATGCTGACCCAATTGAGCAATCTGGCCAACTTCAATGCGTTTTATGCGAACGGCGCGGCGAATTCGAGCAACAGTTCGGGCGGTTAA
- the fliS gene encoding flagellar export chaperone FliS has translation MAYQRPGDSYFETQILTATPQKLRLMLIDGALTYARWAAEHWQHGRIYEGGEAIAGCQNIVTELLRGLRPEEAPELVGKVAALYNFVFGSLIEAGLKRDALKLNDAVTVLEIERETWRQVCEQLGSSLDDDARPQLRRSPHFLQHVDDLASRGFSADA, from the coding sequence ATGGCGTACCAACGGCCGGGCGACAGCTATTTCGAGACGCAGATTCTTACCGCGACGCCGCAAAAGCTGCGGCTGATGTTGATCGACGGCGCGCTGACCTATGCGCGGTGGGCCGCCGAACATTGGCAACACGGCCGCATCTACGAAGGCGGCGAAGCCATCGCAGGCTGTCAGAACATCGTGACGGAACTGTTGCGCGGGCTCCGGCCTGAAGAAGCGCCGGAGCTCGTCGGCAAGGTTGCGGCCCTTTACAACTTCGTCTTCGGCTCGCTGATCGAAGCGGGGTTGAAACGTGACGCCCTCAAGCTGAACGACGCCGTCACCGTGCTTGAAATCGAGCGCGAAACCTGGCGGCAAGTGTGCGAGCAGCTCGGTTCCTCGCTCGACGACGACGCGCGCCCGCAGCTCCGTCGTTCGCCGCACTTCCTTCAACACGTCGACGACCTGGCCAGCCGCGGCTTTTCAGCCGACGCTTGA
- a CDS encoding MqnA/MqnD/SBP family protein — protein sequence MSITKHLIRVGHSPDPDDAFMFHALANGKIETDGYEFRHELVDIETLNQRAFAGELELTALSLHAYAYLTDRYALCPCGASIGDRYGPMVVSRTAMSLDDLRKSTIAVPGKLTTAFLALRLCLATDFAHVIVPFDQILDAVEAGSFQGRPIDAGLIIHEGQLTYGDRKLKLIVDTGKWWHEETGLPLPLGANGIRKDLGPAVMRDVTRLLKESIQYGLAHREEALDYALRYGRDLDRRRADEFVGMYVNDWTLDFGSRGREAVRQLLARGHAAGVIPQAVEPEFVEVEA from the coding sequence ATGTCTATTACCAAACACCTGATCCGGGTCGGTCACAGTCCCGATCCCGACGACGCCTTCATGTTTCACGCCCTGGCGAACGGCAAGATCGAGACCGACGGCTACGAATTCCGTCACGAGTTGGTCGATATCGAAACGCTCAACCAGCGGGCCTTCGCCGGCGAGCTGGAGCTGACCGCCCTCAGCTTGCACGCCTACGCCTACCTGACCGATCGCTACGCCCTTTGTCCCTGCGGCGCGAGTATAGGCGACCGTTATGGGCCGATGGTTGTTTCCCGCACGGCCATGTCACTCGACGATCTGCGGAAATCTACCATCGCCGTGCCGGGCAAGCTGACGACGGCGTTCTTGGCATTGCGGCTATGTCTGGCCACCGATTTCGCCCACGTGATTGTGCCGTTCGACCAGATTCTCGACGCCGTCGAGGCAGGCAGCTTTCAGGGCCGGCCGATTGACGCGGGGCTGATTATCCACGAGGGGCAGCTCACCTACGGCGACCGCAAGCTGAAGCTCATCGTCGACACCGGCAAGTGGTGGCACGAGGAGACGGGCCTTCCGCTGCCGCTCGGCGCCAACGGCATCCGCAAGGATCTCGGGCCTGCCGTCATGCGCGATGTGACGCGGCTGTTGAAGGAAAGCATTCAATACGGACTTGCGCACCGGGAAGAGGCGCTGGATTACGCCTTGCGTTACGGCCGCGATCTCGACCGTCGTCGGGCCGACGAGTTCGTGGGGATGTACGTCAACGACTGGACGCTCGATTTTGGTTCCCGCGGCCGCGAAGCAGTCAGGCAACTGCTGGCGCGCGGCCACGCGGCGGGCGTGATTCCGCAGGCGGTCGAGCCGGAGTTCGTCGAGGTCGAAGCGTGA
- the mch gene encoding methenyltetrahydromethanopterin cyclohydrolase yields MKLNQRASQLCHAVAQRASDLRAEVHCVAGASVIDLGVNARGGLEAGLALAEICLSGLGRVQLVAGDAAVWQGPAVAVATDHPVAACLASQYAGWQVAIGKYFAMASGPMRAVAAKEELVKQLALTEAADVAVGVLETSKLPPEEVVKHLAHACGLPSVALTLVAARTASQAGTAQVVARSVETALHKLHELNFDVSRIESGWGLAPLPPPAADDLAGIGRTNDAILYGGRVTLWVRGDDDSLQEIGPKIPSCSSSDHGEPFAEVFRRAGHDFYKIDPLLFSPAAITLCNVDSGRSFTFGRLMPEVIERSFRG; encoded by the coding sequence ATGAAACTGAACCAACGAGCGTCGCAGCTTTGTCACGCGGTAGCGCAACGTGCCTCTGATCTTCGCGCCGAGGTCCACTGCGTCGCCGGCGCCTCAGTGATTGACCTGGGCGTAAATGCCCGCGGCGGCCTGGAGGCGGGCCTGGCGCTGGCCGAGATCTGCCTGTCGGGCTTGGGCCGCGTGCAGCTTGTGGCTGGCGACGCCGCCGTATGGCAGGGTCCAGCCGTAGCGGTCGCCACCGATCACCCGGTCGCCGCTTGTCTGGCATCGCAGTATGCCGGCTGGCAGGTGGCCATCGGCAAGTATTTCGCCATGGCGTCGGGGCCGATGCGTGCCGTGGCCGCCAAGGAAGAACTTGTCAAACAGCTCGCGCTGACAGAAGCCGCCGATGTGGCCGTGGGCGTGCTGGAAACCTCGAAACTGCCTCCGGAGGAAGTCGTCAAACACCTCGCCCATGCGTGCGGTCTGCCGAGTGTAGCCCTGACGCTGGTGGCCGCGCGAACCGCCAGTCAGGCGGGCACGGCGCAAGTCGTGGCACGAAGCGTCGAGACGGCGTTGCACAAGCTGCACGAGTTGAATTTCGACGTGAGCCGCATTGAGAGCGGTTGGGGGCTGGCGCCGTTGCCGCCGCCGGCCGCCGACGACCTGGCCGGCATTGGCCGTACGAACGACGCCATTCTCTACGGAGGTCGGGTGACGCTCTGGGTCCGCGGCGACGACGATAGTTTGCAGGAGATCGGGCCAAAGATCCCGAGCTGTTCGTCAAGCGACCACGGCGAGCCTTTCGCCGAAGTTTTCCGCCGGGCCGGGCACGATTTTTACAAAATCGACCCGCTCCTGTTCAGTCCCGCCGCGATCACGCTGTGCAACGTCGATTCCGGAAGGTCGTTTACCTTCGGCCGCCTTATGCCCGAAGTGATCGAGCGATCGTTCCGCGGGTGA
- a CDS encoding DUF5615 family PIN-like protein, translated as MALLYANENFPLPVVEELRRLGHDALTVAETGKANQKTSDPAVLEFAISQGRAVLTLNRKHFFRLHRHRAAHSGIIACTYDPDFLALAERIHNAIVTAGDLAGHVIRVNRPG; from the coding sequence GTGGCGTTGCTTTATGCCAACGAGAACTTCCCATTGCCGGTCGTCGAAGAGTTGCGCCGACTTGGCCACGACGCGCTAACGGTCGCGGAAACGGGCAAGGCGAATCAGAAGACCAGCGATCCGGCTGTTCTCGAGTTCGCGATTTCGCAGGGTCGAGCGGTACTTACACTCAACCGAAAACACTTCTTCCGCCTGCACCGGCACCGCGCTGCTCATTCGGGCATCATCGCATGCACCTACGACCCAGATTTCCTCGCCTTGGCCGAACGGATCCATAACGCGATTGTGACTGCGGGTGATCTCGCCGGGCACGTGATACGAGTCAATAGACCGGGCTAA
- a CDS encoding DUF433 domain-containing protein gives MTPQQLETQLSSLSPAEKVQVLEWLAREVSGGGSGIESTPDVCGGEPCIAGTRIPVWVLERARQLGSTEAELLRAYPTLKAQDLVNAWALVEMHRDQIEQQIRENEEA, from the coding sequence ATGACGCCCCAGCAATTGGAAACGCAGTTGTCGTCTCTTTCGCCTGCCGAGAAGGTTCAGGTGCTCGAATGGCTCGCGCGCGAAGTTTCGGGCGGCGGTTCCGGCATCGAGTCCACGCCGGACGTCTGCGGCGGTGAGCCGTGCATTGCCGGAACCCGGATTCCTGTCTGGGTCTTGGAGCGAGCTCGGCAACTAGGCAGCACCGAAGCCGAACTGTTGCGGGCCTATCCGACCTTGAAAGCTCAGGATCTGGTCAACGCTTGGGCTTTGGTCGAAATGCATCGCGACCAAATCGAGCAGCAAATCCGGGAGAATGAGGAAGCTTAG
- a CDS encoding glucosamine-6-phosphate isomerase produces MRPVSKISPDWWDYTTLDREILDDAARLTADDLAALSRPGFQVRFYETTEEFYLAEALEYITAWRQATPERPAGICGPIGPTEQLPLVARLVNELEIDLRHAHFWGMDEWVIDGREAPEDFPLSFARADMEMCFNRIRPELRMPRMNIHFPKTDAREYIESYRRARCVTMQGGQGEVKHWAFNDPPRREGQYRDQPPTPAEYRQLTTRVVDLHPMTIIQNARTSGGGVVTNVPTQAISVGPAETWLAEKVSIWHAGNHDNPFGQRLTTLMISKRIPDSSVPMSLLADHPNVQFNFLRSGIGSCEAEMH; encoded by the coding sequence ATGCGCCCCGTAAGCAAAATCAGCCCCGATTGGTGGGACTACACCACGCTCGACCGCGAAATCTTGGACGACGCCGCTCGGCTGACCGCCGATGACCTCGCCGCCCTCTCTCGTCCCGGCTTTCAAGTCCGGTTCTATGAGACAACGGAAGAGTTTTACCTGGCCGAGGCCCTGGAGTATATCACCGCCTGGCGCCAGGCCACGCCCGAACGCCCGGCGGGGATATGCGGCCCGATTGGCCCCACCGAGCAGCTTCCGCTGGTCGCGCGACTGGTGAATGAGCTGGAAATCGACTTGCGGCACGCCCATTTCTGGGGCATGGACGAATGGGTGATCGATGGCCGCGAGGCGCCGGAAGACTTCCCGCTCAGCTTTGCCCGCGCCGATATGGAGATGTGCTTCAACCGCATTCGACCGGAGTTGCGGATGCCACGAATGAACATTCATTTTCCCAAAACGGACGCTCGCGAGTACATCGAAAGTTATCGGCGTGCCCGCTGTGTCACCATGCAAGGCGGGCAGGGCGAGGTGAAGCACTGGGCGTTCAACGATCCGCCCCGTCGCGAGGGCCAATATCGCGACCAGCCGCCCACGCCCGCGGAATACCGGCAGCTCACGACGCGGGTCGTCGATTTACACCCGATGACGATCATTCAGAATGCCCGCACGTCGGGCGGCGGCGTGGTGACCAACGTGCCGACGCAAGCGATCTCGGTCGGCCCGGCCGAAACGTGGTTGGCGGAAAAGGTTTCAATTTGGCACGCCGGCAACCACGACAATCCCTTCGGCCAGCGGCTGACCACGTTGATGATTTCAAAACGCATCCCGGACTCGTCGGTGCCGATGTCGCTGTTGGCGGACCATCCAAACGTGCAGTTCAATTTTCTACGCAGCGGAATCGGGAGCTGCGAGGCGGAGATGCATTAG